One genomic region from Argentina anserina chromosome 2, drPotAnse1.1, whole genome shotgun sequence encodes:
- the LOC126782999 gene encoding helicase and polymerase-containing protein TEBICHI isoform X2, producing MASGSPPPSRINQFFASKKRKPVSPAVKSGRNEKDVKTVETSPSAKGTLDIYLQTSPESYNVAKALCKFGDSVAQQDQVRRNLAMEMDSYSRNETIHLRSSSQLCEAFRANQKEIGEGLTKAVDVSAGGSSKDCLDSAGSVENVEMKKFADDFLSLYCSDIQSNKSSIVEPKVNDHKRHASPSLLDGEGNMCKKRHCTSDKSREERETSSSSEKHCEAMQSVCFDKDGATNPNKLLELRQTLKTCSNTHKLSVDLVDCHTPGSLIKSCVRQTPNSTRGSSLSSPGEAFWNDAIQLADGLCAQAAETTTALDSQYHGKNSCNLRNAHCNGKPNEMSDKCEHMGDGADLDPTAKHRNDFFKKVSPLPVKHFDFSREDKISNGSMPHHMNVFNLKITAYAGGEQSESSIVDPKGLRHDITMGRCNKSQANQVQDADPVSAVTKLKNLCTRDNGDPTFSSQGDEVIKLNGMCESSEASTPSSFVPLKDCLDLDGWLAPEICSIYRKKGISKLYPWQVECLQVDGVLQRRNLVYCASTSAGKSFVAEILMLRQVLSSGKIALLVLPYVSLCAEKAEHVELLLEPLGKRVRSYYGNQGGGTLPKDTSVAVCTIEKANFLVNKLLEEGRLSEIGIVVIDELHMVGDPSRGYLLELLLTKLRYAAGDGISESSSGESSGVSSGKADPAHGLQIVGMSATMPNVAAVADWLQAALYQTEFRPVPLEEYIKVGNIIYNKKMEIIRTIPKAVDLGGKDPDHVVELCNEVVQEGFSVLIFCSSRKGCESTARHISRFLKKFTVNTRTDDNEFNDVTLAIDSLRLCPAGLDPILEETLPSGVAYHHAGLTVEEREIVETCYRKGLVRVLTATSTLAAGVNLPARRVIFRQPRVGRDFIDGTRYRQMAGRAGRTGIDTKGESVLICKPEEIKRIMGVLNDSCLPLRSCLSEDMNGMTHAILEVVAGGIVQTAKDIHRYVRCTLLNSTKPFQDVVKSAQESLRWLCHRKFLEWNDDTKLYNTTPLGRAAFGSSLCPEESLIVLEDLSRAREGFVLASDLHLVYLVTPINVDVEPDWELYYERFMELSSLDQSVGNRVGVTEPFLMRMAHGAPMRSSNRMRENMKSLHNNYENRLGTTKNTVLPDDQKVRVCKRLYVALILSRLVQEVAINEVCEAFKVARGMVQALQENAGRFASMVTMFCERLGWHDLEGLVGKFQNRVSFGVRAEIVELTTIPFVKGSRARALYKAGLRAPLAIAEASVPEIVKALFESSSWEAQGSAQRRIQVGVAKKIKKGAHKIVLEKAEEARVAAFSAFKSLGLEVPQFSQPLFPTAGGSPSMQGTINSSGDENTSSFVNDHVDDAPKPSLERRAPSDKVVSGENLTKTSDIGMVVASGEVNSSGAMKMNFGAENSVVPIEGSGSPREELNTVHQTKIADLTNSIKVDSLGDRNRTFRESLDPNKLASCEGKNLSLGKGPACEKGPIHAIYTPGGIDSFFNIWENTSEFHFDIHYNKRSELNSAAPFEIHGMAICWENSPVYYVNIPKDLLWSGSSSKDEGLCLTASGDRTNVLPLDDMLGLARCRWSRIGEIMGKRGVRKFTWMLKSQIQALKCPAVQIQRFGCPSLAGKSICFQIIDTSFILLPPVHIQDGIDMSIVAWILWPDEEKNSSPNLEKEVKKRLSSDAAATATRNGRWKNQMRRAAHNGCCRRVAQTRALCSVLWKLLVSENLTESLINIEVPLVNILADMELWGVGLDMEGCLQARNVLGKKLRHLEKEAYKLAGRTFSLSTASDIATVLYEHLKLPIPEVCNKGKQHPSTDKHCLDLLRDEHPIIPVIKEHRTLAKLLNCTLGSICSLARLSVKTQKYTLHGHWLQTSTATGRLSMEEPNLQCVEHMVDFEMNKDENGSKTDIDHYKINAREYFIPTQDKWILLTADYSQIELRVMAHFSKDSSLIELLSKPHGDVFTMIAARWTGLSEDCISSDVRDQTKRLVYGILYGMGANSLAEQLDCSPQEASQKIQNFKSSFPGIASWLNEAVAYCRKKGYVETLKGRKRFLSKIKFGNSKEKSKAQRQAVNSICQGSAADIIKIAMINIYSVIVDGAQWPDSTSSLATNIHKLKGRCRILLQVHDELVLEVDPTVIKKAAFLLQTSMENAVSLIELGVRCNPFRPTNMKICRILNLTKMCSCSNRQKFHDPGSFTNVISFTGCTKLSGIAGCTKLSG from the exons ATGGCGTCTGGCTCGCCTCCTCCCTCGCGCATCAATCAG TTCTTTGCTTCGAAGAAACGGAAGCCTGTGTCACCTGCAGTGAAGTCtgggagaaatgaaaaggatgTGAAAACTGTAGAAACTTCACCAAGTGCCAAGGGCACACTGGACATTTATCTGCAGACATCGCCGGAGAGTTATAATGTTGCGAAAGCTTTGTGCAAATTCGGTGATTCAGTGGCTCAGCAAGATCAAGTTAGAAGGAATTTGGCAATGGAGATGGATAGTTATTCAAGAAATGAAACCATACATCTCCGTTCGTCTTCTCAACTGTGTGAGGCTTTCAGAGCAAATCAGAAGGAGATAGGGGAGGGACTAACCAAAGCTGTTGATGTTTCAGCTGGGGGTTCTTCCAAGGATTGCTTGGATTCTGCAGGAAGTGTGGAGAATGTAGAGATGAAGAAGTTTGCAGATGACTTTTTGTCTTTGTATTGCAG TGATATTCAGTCAAACAAAAGTTCTATTGTGGAGCCGAAAGTGAATGATCATAAGAGACATGCTAGCCCATCTTTGCTGGATGGGGAGGGTAATATGTGTAAAAAGAGGCATTGCACTAGTGATAAATCTCGTGAGGAACGTGAAACAAGCAGCTCTTCAGAGAAGCACTGCGAAGCAATGCAATCTGTATGTTTTGATAAAGATGGG GCTACCAATCCTAATAAGTTGCTCGAGCTTCGACAAACCTTAAAAACGTGCAGTAATACACATAAATTGTCTGTAGACCTAGTTGACTGTCACACACCAGGCTCATTGATTAAATCCTGTGTCCGCCAAACCCCCAATTCAACACGTGGTAGTTCATTATCTTCACCCGGTGAAGCCTTTTGGAATGATGCGATTCAACTTGCTGATGGTCTATGCGCCCAGGCAGCAGAAACAACTACTGCTTTGGATAGCCAATATCATGGTAAAAACTCGTGCAATTTAAGAAATGCACACTGTAATGGGAAGCCGAATGAAATGTCAGACAAATGTGAACATATGGGTGATGGTGCTGATTTGGATCCAACTGCAAAGCACAGGAATGACTTCTTTAAAAAAGTTTCCCCACTGCCTGTTAAACATTTTGATTTCTCTCGTGAGGACAAGATTTCGAATGGAAGTATGCCACATCATATGAATGTGTTTAATCTAAAAATCACAGCTTATGCAGGTGGTGAGCAATCTGAATCCAGTATTGTAGATCCCAAAGGTCTAAGACATGATATCACTATGGGTCGTTGCAACAAATCTCAGGCAAATCAAGTGCAAGATGCTGATCCTGTTAGTGCAGTGACCAAACTGAAGAATTTGTGTACCAGGGATAATGGTGACCCGACATTTTCTTCACAAGGTGATGAAGTCATTAAGTTGAATGGTATGTGTGAATCGAGCGAAGCGAGTACACCTTCCAGTTTTGTGCCACTGAAAGATTGTCTGGATCTAGATGGTTGGCTTGCTCCAGAAATATGCAGCATATATAGAAAGAAAGgaatttcaaaactttatCCTTGGCAG GTTGAATGCCTTCAGGTTGATGGTGTGTTGCAGAGAAGGAATCTTGTGTATTGTGCGTCAACTAG TGCAGGTAAAAGTTTTGTTGCAGAAATTCTGATGCTACGGCAGGTCTTGTCATCTGGAAAAATAGCTTTGCTCGTACTTCCCTATGTATCACTTTGTGCGGAAAAG GCAGAACACGTGGAGTTACTTCTTGAACCACTTGGTAAGCGTGTTCGTAGTTATTATGGGAACCAAGGTGGTGGTACACTTCCCAAAGACACCTCTGTAGCTGTCTGCACAATAGAAAAAGCAAACTTTTTAGTAAACAAGCTGCTAGAAGAGGGCCGTCTTTCAGAAATCGGGATTGTCGTGATAGATGAACTGCACATG GTTGGTGATCCAAGTAGAGGTTACCTTCTGGAACTTCTGTTGACAAAACTTCGTTATGCAGCTGGTGATGGAATATCTGAATCAAGTAGTGGAGAAAGTTCAGGCGTGAGCAGCGGTAAGGCTGACCCTGCTCATGGTTTGCAAATTGTTGGTATGAGCGCCACTATGCCAAATGTGGCAGCAGTGGCTGATTGGCTTCAA GCTGCCCTCTATCAGACAGAATTTCGACCGGTACCACTAGAAGAATACATTAAAGTGGGGAATATCATTTATAACAAGAAAATGGAGATTATTAGAACAATCCCAAAAGCAGTTGACCTTGGTGGTAAAGATCCAGATCATGTTGTGGAACTGTGCAATGAG GTTGTACAAGAGGGATTTTCCGTGTTAATATTTTGCTCTAGTCGAAAAGGATGTGAATCAACAGCGAGGCATATTTCAAGATTCCTTAAGAAATTTACAGTCAATACTCGCACTGATGACAATGAATTCAATGATGTGACATTGGCTATTGATTCCTTACGACTGTGTCCTGCTGGTCTGGATCCAATATTAGAAGAAACCCTTCCTTCTGGAGTTGCCTACCACCACGCTGGGCTCACG GTTGAGGAAAGAGAGATTGTTGAAACCTGTTACCGTAAAGGCCTTGTACGCGTCCTAACTGCCACATCTACCTTAGCAGCTGGTGTTAATCTGCCAGCTAGGAGAGTCATTTTCCGTCAGCCCCGTGTTGGTCGTGATTTTATAGATGGGACTCGGTACAGGCAAATGGCTGGTCGGGCTGGTCGTACTGGCATAGATACAAAGGGAGAAAGT GTACTTATTTGCAAGCCAGAGGAGATCAAAAGGATCATGGGAGTTCTTAATGATAGCTGTCTGCCTTTGCGCTCTTGTTTATCTGAAGATATGAACGGAATGACTCACGCAATCTTAGAAGTTGTAGCAGGGGGCATTGTTCAAACTGCTAAGGACATTCATCGGTATGTTAGGTGCACACTTTTAAACTCCACTAAACCTTTTCAGGATGTGGTGAAATCAGCACAGGAATCTCTCCGGTGGTTGTGCCATAGGAAATTTCTAGAATGGAATGATGATACGAAACTATACAATACTACACCCCTTGGACGTGCAGCTTTTGGCAGTTCTCTGTGTCCTGAAGAATCACTT ATTGTGCTGGAGGATCTTTCAAGAGCAAGAGAAGGCTTTGTACTTGCTTCTGATTTGCATTTGGTTTACCTAGTAACACCAATAAATGTTGATGTTGAGCCTGATTGGGAACTGTattatgaacggttcatggaATTGTCTTCTCTTGACCAG TCTGTTGGCAATCGCGTTGGAGTGACAGAGCCATTTTTGATGCGAATGGCACATGGTGCACCTATGCGGTCATCAAATAGGATGagagaaaatatgaaatcgtTGCATAACAATTATGAAAACCGACTTGGGACTACAAAGAATACTGTGCTTCCGGATGATCAAAAAGTTCGAGTGTGTAAAAGGTTATATGTTGCTCTCATCTTGTCAAGGCTAGTTCAG GAAGTGGCTATCAATGAGGTCTGTGAAGCTTTTAAAGTGGCTAGAGGTATGGTCCAGGCGTTACAAGAGAATGCTGGAAGATTTGCATCTATGGTAACTATGTTTTGCGAGAGGCTTGGATGGCATGACTTGGAAGGCCTGGTTGGAAAGTTCCAAAACCGTGTCTCATTCGGAGTGAGGGCAGAGATTGTAGAACTGactacaattccatttgtcaAG GGCTCTCGAGCAAGGGCACTATATAAAGCTGGTTTACGGGCACCTTTAGCTATTGCTGAAGCATCCGTCCCTGAAATCGTCAAAGCTCTTTTTGAATCTTCATCGTGGGAAGCCCAAG GTTCAGCTCAAAGACGCATCCAAGTAGGAGTAGCCAAAAAGATCAAGAAGGGGGCACACAAAATAGTTCTTGAAAAGGCTGAAGAGGCCAGAGTTGCTGCCTTCTCGGCCTTTAAATCTCTTGGATTGGAGGTCCCCCAGTTTTCTCAACCATTATTTCCGACTGCTGGTGGAAGTCCCAGTATGCAAGGAACAATAAATTCCTCTGGTGATGAAAATACTAGTAGCTTTGTTAATGACCATGTGGACGATGCTCCTAAACCATCTTTGGAAAGAAGGGCTCCTTCTGATAAGGTTGTATCAGGAGAGAACTTGACAAAAACATCAGATATTGGTATGGTGGTGGCTTCAGGAGAAGTAAATTCAAGTGGTGCCATGAAAATGAACTTTGGGGCTGAAAATTCGGTAGTACCAATTGAAGGGTCTGGTTCCCCTAGGGAGGAGCTAAATACTGTTCatcaaaccaaaattgctgactTGACCAATTCGATCAAGGTAGACAGCTTAGGCGATAGAAATAGGACATTCCGTGAATCATTAGATCCTAACAAGCTGGCAAGCTGTGAAGGGAAAAATTTGTCTCTTGGTAAGGGTCCGGCTTGTGAAAAGGGCCCTATTCATGCAATATATACTCCTGGTGGAATTGAttcattttttaatatatggGAAAATACCTCAGAGTTCCATTTTGATATCCACTACAACAAAAGATCAGAATTGAACTCTGCTGCTCCTTTTGAAATACATGGAATGGCTATCTGTTGGGAAAATTCTCCTGTATACTATGTTAACATTCCTAAGGATCTGCTGTGGTCTGGCAGCAGCAGTAAAGATGAAGGCCTGTGTTTGACTGCATCAGGTGATAGAACTAATGTGTTACCTCTTGATGATATGTTGGGGCTGGCTAGATGTAGATGGAGCAGAATTGGTGAAATCATGGGGAAAAGAGGTGTCAGGAAATTTACTTGGATGTTGAAAAGTCAGATTCAGGCACTAAAATGCCCTGCAGTTCAAATTCAGAGATTTGGTTGTCCGAGTCTTGCGGGGAAaagtatttgttttcaaattaTAGACACCTCGTTCATATTGTTGCCACCGGTTCACATACAAGATGGCATTGACATGTCCATTGTGGCCTGGATTCTTTGGCCTGATGAGGAGAAAAACTCCAGTCCAAACCTGGAAAAG GAAGTTAAGAAAAGGTTATCTAGCGACGCTGCAGCAACTGCAACTCGAAACGGCAGGTGGAAAAATCAGATGCGAAGAGCTGCACATAATGGTTGCTGCCGTCGAGTTGCACAAACACGAGCCTTATGTTCAGTTTTGTGGAAGTTGCTTGTTTCTGAAAACCTTACTGAGTCACTTATAAATATTGAAGTTCCACTG GTTAATATTCTTGCCGACATGGAGCTTTGGGGAGTGGGTCTTGACATGGAAGGATGTCTGCAAGCACGTAATGTACTGGGGAAAAAGCTGAGGCATCTTGAGAAGGAAGCTTATAAACTGGCTGGCAGGACTTTTTCATTATCTACAGCATCTGATATTGCCACTGTGCTGTATGAACACTTAAAGCTGCCCATACCAGAGGTGTGCAACAAGGGAAAACAACATCCAAGTACTGACAAGCATTGCTTGGATCTACTAAG GGACGAGCATCCTATTATACCCGTTATCAAAGAGCATCGTACATtggcaaaactcttaaattgtACTTTGGGATCCATCTGTTCACTTGCTAGGCTGTCAGTGAAGACGCAGAAGTACACATTACACGGTCATTGGCTCCAAACATCAACAGCTACTGGTCGGCTTTCAATGGAGGAACCTAATCTCCAG TGTGTGGAACATATGGTTGACTTTGAAATGAACAAGGATGAAAATGGGAGCAAAACTGACATTGATCATTACAAAATTAATGCTCGGGAGTACTTTATACCCACTCAG GACAAATGGATACTGCTGACCGCAGATTATTCTCAAATAGAACTGCGGGTAATGGCCCATTTTTCTAAGGATTCCTCACTCATTGAACTCCTTAGTAAGCCCCATGGCGATGTCTTCACAATGATTGCAGCTAGATGGACTGGACTGTCAGAAGATTGTATTAGTTCTGATGTACGAGATCAGACCAAAAGGTTGGTGTATGGAATTCTCTATGGAATGGGTGCCAATAGCCTTGCTGAACAACTGGATTGCAGTCCCCAGGAAGCTTCTCAGAAAATTCAAAACTTCAAAAGTTCTTTTCCTGGAATTGCTTCTTGGCTCAATGAAGCAGTTGCATATTGCCGCAAGAAAGG ATATGTGGAAACCCTTAAAGGAAGAAAACGATTtttatcaaaaataaaatttgggaACAGCAAGGAAAAATCAAAGGCACAGAGACAGGCTGTAAATTCTATATGTCAG GGATCAGCTGCTGACATAATTAAGATTGCAATGATAAATATTTACTCCGTAATAGTTGATGGAGCTCAGTGGCCGGATTCAACTTCTTCACTTGCAACAAATATTCATAAACTGAAGGGTCGCTGCCGAATTCTATTGCAG gtacatgatgaattggtactGGAAGTTGATCCTACTGTGATAAAGAAAGCTGCTTTTCTGTTACAGACAAGCATGGAAAATGCTGTGTCGcttattg AACTTGGGGTTCGTTGCAACCCTTTCAGGCcaacaaatatgaagatctgCCGGATCCTTAATTTGACCAAGATGTGTTCCTGTTCAAACAGGCAAAAGTTTCATGACCCTGGAAG TTTCACGAACGTTATCAGCTTTACGGGATGTACGAAGCTTAGTGGAATTGCTGGATGTACAAAGCTTAGTGGATGA